A genome region from Amblyraja radiata isolate CabotCenter1 chromosome 2, sAmbRad1.1.pri, whole genome shotgun sequence includes the following:
- the LOC116970213 gene encoding tissue factor pathway inhibitor 2-like, producing MVNLLLSTNLSDNKTFFICNPLEDEEEFEEYAGKKEAEEQIHTHHDICFLEWDMGDCEDYALKWHFDEDVQACNQFWYGGCGGNANRFNTLEECEDYCVKSQ from the exons ATGGTTAACTTATTACTCTCCACTAACCTCTCtgataataaaacattttttatttgCAATCCACttgaagatgaggaagaatttgaaGAATACGCAGGAAAAAAAGAAGCTGAggaacaaatacacacacatcacg ATATTTGCTTCCTCGAATGGGATATGGGAGACTGTGAGGATTATGCCTTAAAGTGGCACTTTGATGAAGATGTTCAGGCTTGCAATCAGTTCTGGTATGGTGGATGTGGAGGAAATGCGAATCGATTCAATACCCTTGAAGAGTGTGAAGACTACTGTGTCAAATCACAGTAG